From Neisseria cinerea:
ACGAAGGCGGGCATACCGTCATTATGGTCACGCACGATCCCGGTATCGCTGCCAATGCCAACCGCGTTATCGAAATCCGAGACGGAGAAATTATTTCCGATACATCGAAACAAACCGATATTCCCGCAGGCAGTGTAGAAAGTATCAAAGAAAAAGCTTCCTGGTCGTTTTATTACGGTCAGTTTGTCGAAGCCTTCAGAATGTCGGTGCAGGCGATTATGGCGCACAAAATGCGTTCGCTGCTGACCATGCTCGGCATCATCATCGGTATTGCTTCGGTTGTCTCCGTCGTCGCACTGGGCAACGGTTCGCAGAAAAAAATCCTTGAGGATATCAGTTCGATGGGGACAAACACCATCAGCATCTTCCCCGGGAGAGGGTTCGGCGACAGACGCAGCGGCAGGATTAAAACCCTGACTGTGGACGACGCAAAAATCATCGCCAAACAAAGCTATGTCGCTTCCGTTACCCCTCAGACCACATCAGGCGGTACGTTGACTTACCGCAATACCGACCTGACCGCTTCTTTGTACGGTGTGGGGGAACAATATTTCGACGTACTCGGACTGAAGTTGGAAACGGGAAGGTTGTTTGATGAAAACGATGTGAAAGAAGACGCCCAAGTCGTTGTTATCGACCAAAATGTCAAAAACAAACTCTTTGCGGATTCAAACCCGTTGGGACAGACCGTCTTATTCAGGAAACGCCCGCTGACCGTCATCGGCGTGATGAAGAAAGACGAAGACTCTTTCGGCAATTCTGAAGCCTTGATGCTTTGGTCGCCCTATACGACCGTGATGCATCAAATTACCGGAGAGAGCCATACCAATTCCATTACCGTGAAAATCAAAGACAATGCCAATACCCAGGTTGCCGAGAAAGGATTGACCGAGCTTCTCAAAGTGCGGCACGGCACGGAAGATTTTTTTATGAACAACAGTGACAGCATCATGAAGATGGTCGAAAGCACGACCGGAACCATGAAGCTGCTGATTTCTTCTATCGCATTGATTTCGCTGGTGGTAGGGGGTATCGGTGTGATGAATATCATGTTGGTGTCCGTTACCGAGCGTACCAAAGAAATCGGCGTGCGCATGGCAATCGGCGCGCGGCGCGGCAATATCTTGCAGCAGTTTTTAATTGAGGCAGTGCTCATCTGCATCATAGGGGGTTTGGCAGGTATCGGACTGTCTGCAGCCATCAGCCTTGTGTTCAACCATTTTGTGACAGACTTTCCGATGGACATTTCCATCATGTCCGTTGTCGGCGCGGTTGCCTGCTCGACCGCCATCGGTGTGGTGTTCGGCTTTATGCCTGCCAATAAAGCAGCCAAACTCAATCCGATCGATGCATTGGCACAAGATTGAGGATTATTGAACAGAATGCCGTCTGAACCGGTTTGGGTTTGTCTTCCGGTTTCAGACGGCATTTCCCGTAAAAAAGGCTTGGAACACGGTTCCAAGCCTTTTGCGTTATAGGGTTATTTCTGGTTTTTGCGGATGATTTCCTCCAGCTGGGGCATGGGGCTGTAACCGCTTTGAGTGTGTCCGTTGGGGAAAACGACGGTCGGCGTGCCGTTGAATCCGAACTGTTCGCCCAAGGAAGTAGTTTCCGCAACTGGATTTTCACAGTCGCCGCTACCGCTCGGGAACTGACCCTTACGCATCCAGTTTGTCCATGCCTTGACAGGGTCGGGTTGGCACCAAAGGATTTGTGCTTTGCGTTCCGCATCCGGGTGGAGGCTGGCAATCGGCATCATGAAGTTGTAAATCGTGATGTCGG
This genomic window contains:
- a CDS encoding MacB family efflux pump subunit, with translation MSLIECRNINRYFGSGENRVHVLKDINLSIEKGDFVAIIGQSGSGKSTLMNILGCLDTASSGSYRIGGLETAEMKPDELAALRRERFGFIFQRYNLLSSLTARDNVGLPAVYMGVGGKERSMRAEKLLKDLGLEGKEGNKPGELSGGQQQRVSIARALMNGGEIIFADEPTGALDTASGKNVMEIIHKLHEGGHTVIMVTHDPGIAANANRVIEIRDGEIISDTSKQTDIPAGSVESIKEKASWSFYYGQFVEAFRMSVQAIMAHKMRSLLTMLGIIIGIASVVSVVALGNGSQKKILEDISSMGTNTISIFPGRGFGDRRSGRIKTLTVDDAKIIAKQSYVASVTPQTTSGGTLTYRNTDLTASLYGVGEQYFDVLGLKLETGRLFDENDVKEDAQVVVIDQNVKNKLFADSNPLGQTVLFRKRPLTVIGVMKKDEDSFGNSEALMLWSPYTTVMHQITGESHTNSITVKIKDNANTQVAEKGLTELLKVRHGTEDFFMNNSDSIMKMVESTTGTMKLLISSIALISLVVGGIGVMNIMLVSVTERTKEIGVRMAIGARRGNILQQFLIEAVLICIIGGLAGIGLSAAISLVFNHFVTDFPMDISIMSVVGAVACSTAIGVVFGFMPANKAAKLNPIDALAQD